The sequence CAGCTCTCATgaccctgtgagctaaaaaaacgctgattttctgtatggactttggtgtgggagagcgaccactttacacacttcagtttgCAGTGAGAAAACATTGTCTAACAGTtgaagtggcaaacatattcttataatatcgtagacttaatctggtgtagattttatgaagccagccttttgttaagtggctgaaatctgcTTTTTccgtttgtctttgttttcccctGTGGCTGCCGGATCCAGCTTCTAAATGTCAAAATCTGTTTTGACTAAAATTAGATTTCGGAATATTGAGTGAattaatgaaacatttatttttccaaaaaggGGGAATTTGTCTTGTCACTGTGagtatacaaaaaaaacttaaaagacATCATTCAACCATCTGTGActgcacaaaacaaatcattagaAACACATTATTATAGTGTAGTGTGGTTTTTATGTATAACAAGTGTCTGTGACAGTAcaaaaaagtgattattttcataataaatgaatgtgttgatTGCTTCATGATTAATCGACTCGtcgtttggtccaaaaaatgtcagaaaatgttgatcaaactcgaaataatgatgttttctaatgtcatttttttgtctgtaaaacccaaattattcacttttaatgatttctttatgtggagcaaaaaaaacctgaaaatattcacattttaagaagctgagaaatctgaaaacatgatttaatcattaaaagaaaacacttgttTGTAGCTGACGACGTGTGGACAGGTTTTCACCGTGCGTGATCTCTTCCCTGCAGACTCCGTTCTGGGTCGGATAATTTGGCGGCGCTGGACGCGGCCTGTGCGTCGGGCTGCAACCCTCActgccacttcctgtctctgctcCAGAGCGTCTCCTTCGACCACAGCCTCCTCCTCGACTTCCTCATCTCCACGGAAACCTGCTTTCTGGAATATTTTGTGCGCTACCTGAAGTTGGTTGCGTCCGACTGGCAGGGTTTCGCCGCAGCGTGTGAAAAAGTCGCCTCGTCGTCTCACAGTCGCACGCCGCCACCGACGCAGAGACACGAAGCCGGCTGCAGCTCCCGTGTCCAGCCCACAGGTGGCGGTGTGGGCGTCGGGCTTCGCCTCGTGGCGTACGAAAGCTCTGATGAGTCTGACTCGGAGAACATGGAGGTTCCCGTGTGTGCGGAAACTCAAAACCCTACCTTTAATGTGAAAGCACCAAGATTACTGACGGACGCTGCTGTATCGGGACAGAACTCTTCCTGTGAGACGTTAACCAGAGCCGTGGTTTGTCTGTCAGAGGTCGGCGCCGTGGTGACGAGGCTGCAGACAAAGAAACTCTTCCCTTACAACCCGACGTCGCTCTTAAGACTCTTAGCACAGGTTCAGACCTGTTCCCAGCAGTCACCTCTGTCACATGTGATTAcaagacaataaagaaatacatCATGAGTTTATGTTACCAtcctgggagagggatccctcctctgtggctcttcctgaggtttctcccatttttcccctGTAAAAAGAGTTTTGGTCTAAGGACAGACGGTCAaaggtctaaggacagagggcgTCACTTGCATTACAGACTGTAAAACCCTTcaaggcaaattgtgtttgtgataaatACACTTGAATAGAACATATATATAGTTGTGTGTTGAAACCTAAATATTCACCTGTGTTCTTGGACATTTGCTTGGTTGTTTTTTAGTCATGGATCATTTTATTAGTGGTCAAGACAAGACAATGAAGTCATCGACATCAGTGTTGCACCAGAAACTAAACATTAGACAATATCTTCAAATATTCTCACTTTAGTCCATTTCCATTTTAACACGagttgtctttctttctttcttagacAAAAGGCAACACTACAGACAAATGTATCAAAGTTTTGTGTAAACTGTTTTTTGTAAACTTTTTTGTAAAGGTTTTGTGTCAACTTTTTGTGTACACCAGTATTGGCCAGGTCTCCCTTTGACCTTTTAGATGATTGACCCAAAGACCTAACTACACTATGActgttttgagtgattttggacgacatactatactatgacttttttactgattttggatgacatactaaactatgacttttttgactgatttttttatGCCGTACTTCGTCGCGCTTCGCCTGTCACATTTATGCCATGCTTACGTCACACTTACGCCATGCTTACGTCACATTTACGCCATGCTTACGTCACATTTACGCCATGCTTACATCACGCTTACACCATGCTTCCATCACATTTACGCCACACTTACGTCACATTTATGCCatgcttttgtcacatttacGCCATGCTTACGTTACACATTtcacactttctctccccctcctctcctctgtccccagttttcctttcaccccaacctttCGAGGCAGATGCCGCACATctttggttctggttctgtcagagatttcttcttatGTTAAAAGGGACTTATTTTCTTTCCACTGCCTCCAActctttgttcattttgtgaattgttaggtttctctgctttctgtgatgttgtctatgtacagtcaTGAGATCAtgtttatgataataataataataataataataatagattttttttgtattgcatTTCACATTCAAACAACGAAAGTGatactgagtaaaaaaacaagataaaaaaataaaattgctaTATGCTTTTCTAAAAAGGTAGGTTTTgagttcttttttaaaagcctgtGGGGCCCTGAGGTGGTCAGGAAGGGCATTCCACAGATGGGGAGCGGCAGCTTCAAAAGCTCTGTTCCCCATGGTCTTGAGCCGTGTCCTGGGTGCGAGCAGACGGTGCTGTTTGGCCTGACCGGGTCCTGGCTGAGGTGTGTGGTGTGAGGAGGTAAGTGGGGGCATCACCGTGCAGACAACGTTTGTGATGATGCTATGCAAACATCATATTAGTGTGTTGTCATGTTAGTATCATGTTAGTGTGTTGTCATATTAGTATCATGTTAGTTTGTTGTCATGTTAGCATCACATTAGCATCATGTTAGTGTGTTGTCATGTTAGCATCATGTTGTTGCATTAAAATAAGCACAGGGACATTGTTACCTTGGTAACAGGGAGTTCCTTGGCCTTGGACTCAAACAGGTGTTCAAGGCGGACAGTGTCCACCGCCACCTTGTCCAGTGACGCCCACACTGTCCCGCGGCCAAAGCGACACTTCTTGGGTCGATCGGGCTGTTTCAGCTCCTTCCAGAATAACttcactgtcttcttcttcttctgagggaactctgctgctgccaaaAAAGAAGGGGGTGGAGCACCTGGGGGtaggggaggaggtggaggaggtggtgggggaggaggtGTAACCAggcctggaggaggaggaggcggagggggGGGACCCaagcctggaggaggaggaggaagagggggaggaggaggaatgccAGAAAAGCATGAGGCAGCGGAGGTGGAGTCCAGCGTGTCCATGTCCAGGACGTCGATGTCCTCCTCATCCAGAAGGTCAGAAAAGTCCAGGTCTTTAATGCGCAGAGCGGCGGCGCTCGGCTGCAGCTGCTCCCACGCATCAGCGCCACCACCAGGACAAAGTGGGGTCATCTGGGTGGTTTCTAAGCGACGGGCGGGGCTCTCCAAGTCAATGCTGCTCTGCTGCCGCAGGTAACGCTGCTGACACACAGTTACAGTTCACACTGTGGGCTGACCTTTGTGTTGACCTCATGTGACACCTATAAAACACCTGTACCTGTTGGTTTTCAGCCAGTCGGGCCAGCGCTGCCTGGGCAGAGCCTTCTAGCCCTTCCAGTTCTGCCCTGCGTGAGGCGCTGCCCTCAGAGGCAGAGGGTTCTAGAGAATGCGCTCTAAAGCTGGACAGACGCTCTGACACACGACCCCAACCATGCAGTTCACCATCGCCGCCTGAGGGATACACAACAAAGGTATCACCGACCCTTCAGATTCCACCCACAGTGATGACCAACCCTTCAGACTCCACCCACAGTGATGACCAATCCTTCAGACTCCACCCACAGTGATGATCAACCCTTCAGACTCCACCCACAGTGATGACCAACCCTTCAGACTCCACCCACAGTGATGACCAACCCTACAGAATCATCAGCGATGCTGTCACTCTCTCACCAGTCTGAAGGCTTCCTTCTGCTTCACTGGTGTCGGTAATGGTGGCTATCGAGCTCGGGGGCGTGGCTGTCGGGCTCAGGGGCGTGGCGGTTGTGGAGTAGAGCATGTCCATCAGGAACTTCTTGTCGTTGGAGAGtgtgctgcactgcagtgcagcagcTGTGACAGGAACAAACACTGACGTCACAGTTTCATTTACACATGAAGGCACCACCGTGTGGGTGTTTGAGGTACTGACTGTGgtgtgagcgccccctggtgctgagaaccagcctgaggcCACatccaaaatgtaaacaatctttttctttgcaatTTTCAAAAAGTTCACTGTGGACAATTCACAAGTAAATAATTCACAAGAAGAAAGTGAAGAATTCTGGTCCAtacacgtgcgtgtgtgtgtgtttgtgtaatttacTGCTCTGTGCCGCCTCCACAGTGCTGTTggcccctccctcctctgctgtgGGCTGAgggctgatgatgtcatcagatgAGGACAGTCTGGACTGGCTGAAGTGTTtacttcttctcttcttctcccacTGAGTCGCTGCAAGGCTGCGCAGGAAGGTGTCTCTGTGGGGGGGTTAGTGCATGAGACGGATCCAACATGGCCGCCAAACCACCATGTCCTGTTGTGACGTCTCAGCAGATTTGCTCAATTGAGTGAGTCATTGATTAGGGTTAATTTTCCACCGATCATGATCAGTCACCGATCAGTCACCCCCTCACTCCCAAATCActcgttcattcattttttaaaataaaaaagattttgctcaaatgaaaaacaacaaactgataaCTTGTGTTTTCTGGTTTCGTGCAGGTTTGATTCTTCCATCTAATGCAGGTTACGTGACCCGGAAGTGACCCCACACATTACAGCTGTAAAGTTTACACTTCACTGTAATACggtgattaaatatttttcaatatCTTTTGTGAACAAATGGGTTAGGGTTCGGGACTTTGTACACGGCCCCTGCTCCAGTGATGGGTTCGGGACATTGTACACGGTCCCTGCTCCAGTGATGGGTTCAGGACTTTGTACACGGTCCCTGCTCCAGTGATGACTTCACATAGAGATTAAAGAAGTTTCTCCAGCTGTTTTTGGCGAAAACAAGGTTGTCGCTTGTCGTCTATGTTGCTGTGATTTAAGCTTTCAAAGATGTTTCATTTCAATGTGGAAAAatcaaaacaggaaacactAATTTCctgttcttttcattttattttgaaaatgaaatgtttttttcatttagatgaatgaatgattcacgagtctctgtttcctgtttgatgtttaaagaacaaaagtttgttcatgtttaacAATCAGTTAAAATCTACACTTTCATAACCAGGTGTCACTAAATATGTACACATGTGAATGGAACTGATGCCTAAATCATCTTCACCACAGAAACAACCAACAAGCagattgaacacacacacacacaacctgcaGTTCCCAGCATGCAATGCAGCTGTAGCAGTACTTACTCAAACTTCTTCAGAACCGGTTTGTCCTGATTCACACTACCtgggctacacacacacacacacacacagtgatcaggactgtgtgtctgtgtgtctgtaagtgtgTTAGTTGTAGTTACATCTACTCACCAGTAGAGGCTGTCAGCCTCTGCAAAGCTGAAGAAAATATgggtagagagggagagagagagagagagagagagagagagaaggttgaataaaaacaatccaGAAACCACAAAAATAGATGACGATCATTAAGAAATGTCATCCTACAAAGATGATACAGATCCGACGTAAAGATGATCCAGATCAGACGTGAAGATTATCCAGATCAGACTTAAAGATGATACAGATCCGACGTAAAGATGATCCAGATCAGACGTGAAGATTATCCAGATCAGACTTAAAGATGATACAGATCCGACATAAAGATGATCCAGATCCGGATGAAAGATGATCCAGATCCGACGTAAGATGATCCAGATCCGATTGATCCAGATCCACGCAGATCTGATCGATAAAGATGATCCAGATCTGATGCAAAGATGATCCAGATCCGACGTATAGATGATCTACATGTAGATCTGACGTGAAGATGATCCAGATCCGACGTAAAGATGATCCAGATCAGATGTAAATCCACATGGTTGCATCTTTAGTTTATTGTCTAACCACTGAACAGCACCATTAAAACTCAACCAGTTATCATCtgtaacgttgtggttaccttGTCAACCACACAGTAACCATCTGCTTCACTCACTTGAaacttgtctttgtctccacctTTGATTGGTCTGGATTCATTTGGGACGACTTCACCTGGAGAGAGAGATCAGAGGGcaagctacacacacacgcacgcacgcgcacacacacacacacacacacacagagtgacctTGTAGTTTAAAGATGGGGGTGTGTACCTTGCTCAGTGGCACTTAGCTGATTCAGAAGTTTGCTTcatagagttgtttttttttattaactgtaaGTAGATTTAGTAGAAACTGATGATCCGAGGGGCTGACCTCTGtcctgaggtcaaaggtcagaggtcaggagtCAGGTGAAGATCTGAGGCTGCTTCTCAGGTCAGAACCAAAGCTAGATAAGTCTCAAGTACACACCTGCTGGTAGTTGAAGACTCTTCACAGATAGAGCTGGTTTTGGAGAAGAACCGGGACTTCCTGCCCAGACCCAGACTTGACATGTGGTGAGTGAGGAAAGAGCGACTCCTAGTGGCCCAGACGGAAACAGGTCACCAGTTATAGCAGAGACAGTGAACCCACACCAAGAACCAGaacagaacaagaacaagaacaagaacaagaacaagaaccaggaacaggaacaggaacaggaacagaacCAGAACAAGAACCaataacagaacagaacagaacaagaACAGAAACAAGATCAGAACCACAACGGAGTAGAACAAGAACTGGAacaagaacagaacagaaccacaacagaacagaacagaaccagCTATCAGCACAGTCTTGTTTGGTCCCTTCAGTCAAAGAGATCATGTATCGATCGTGTCTGATCAGAAAGATAATTTCTGATCATATCGATCGTGTCTGATCACAAAGATCATTTCTGATCGTATCGATCGAGTCTGACTGTATCTATCGAGTCCGACTGTATTGATCGTGTCTGATCAGAAAGATAATTTCTGATCGTATCGATCGTGTCTGATCACAAAGATCATTTCTGATCGCATCGATCGAGTACGACTGTATCGATCGTGTCTGATCAAAAAGATCACTTCTGATCGTATCGATTGAGTCTGACTGTATCGATCAAGTCCGACTGTATGAATCGTGTCTGATCACAAAGATCACTTCTGATCGTATCGATTGCGTCTGACTGTATCGATCAAGTGAGATCACAAAGATCACTTCTGATATCGACTGTATCGATCAAGTCCGACTGTATGAATCGTGTCTGATCACAAAGATCACTTCTGATCGTATCGATTGAGTCCGACTGTATCGATCGTGTCTGATCACAAAGATAGTTTCTGATCGTGTCGGACTTGTATCGATCGAGTACGACTGTTTGAACGTTTGATTGAACGGTTCTGTTGCTGATTCACTTACGGGCTGGACGCTGTCCTCGTGTCCATTTCAATGGTCATGGTTCCGTTagtgggggtgtgggggggcaGTGGAGAGGCTCTCAGCGATCCAGATGGACTGGAGGCGGGACTTCCAGGGTCAGGGGTTAATGGAGAAGAAGCTCTGCTGCCGAGCGTCGCCGtggggctggaggaggaggaagcagaggagaggGTGGGGGAGAGGGTGTCACGGTCAGAGGAGGGGGAAACGATTGAGTTGGTTGAgttggagggggaggagactgTGGAGGTCGACAGGAGGTCAGGAAGGTTTTGACTCGATGAGCGGCGACTCTTTCGACTCTCTTGATCATTAGCAgcgatttttcttctttctttgcggaggagggaggaggagtcaTCGACATCACCATCCTCATACTTCAGAGCTGtctgcaacacacacgcacacacgcatgcacatgcacacgcacacacaaaaaaaagatgaataacaATTGACTGATCCGATTAACAGCTGACTGACCAGATTAACAACTGATTGATCAGATTGAGCAGCAGGATTAACATAtcctgttacattacatgtcatttagcagacgcttttatccaaagcgacttacaacagtgcatttaaacatttgggtacaaataagagctagaagtaagtaagagcttcaagtagaacaaactatgaagtgctcgTCATAAGTGccatgtacaagtttttttttttttttgtcgtcttagtcgaggtagagtcggaagaaatgtgtttttagtcggctgcggaagatgtggaggctttcagcagtcctgatgtcgatggggagatcgttccaccatttgggagcgacgACAGTTGTTTATTATGGTCTGGACCGGGTTAACCAAAAAGAATAAATCACCATGGTAACTAATGCACCAGTGCTTTACTGCAATTGCAATAGCCCGGTTGAATCCCTAATCCTAATTTCATGAAACAGGCCCCAGGTCAGACTGCTTGTACCTCATAGACGGTAAACTGAGCTCTCAGGTCACTCTCTGTGGTCTCGTTCATGTGTCGGTGGATAATCGTCTCCATGCCGAGCTGCTCCAGACTGTCCGTCACATCGTAGAAGGAGTCCTGGTCTGGAAGGACGGACAGAGtctgtgacagagacacagacagagggacagtcaTTTTGCCTGTCCCCTTTTGGACAATTTGTCCCAAAACATGAGACAGGAAtttatttgtgactttttgttgtcACAAATACTAACTGACCCATCACTAACTGACACGCCCACCTGTGATATGCTGTTTGTTTACCTTGTTGATGAGCGTCATAGCAAACACCTGCAGCTCTGAGTCTGAGACGTGTTTCTCGTCCAGAACATCGACGACAAAACTCCAGGGCTTCATACctggcaaaacacacacatacacacacttctgtctctgtctctctgtctttgtctctgtgtctttgtcctcaCCTCTGCGTGTGTCCACCGTGTTGACTGCGTGGATGAGTAGAGGACTGTTGGACTCTGAATATTCCACGAACACGATGAGAAGCTTCAGAGACGTTTTCACCACCAGACGAGACTAAAGACACAAACAGGTCAAATACACTTCAGGTCCAGAATTTATTTTGATGGTTttctgcaacaaaaacatttctcttaTTCTGAAGGTGACACACGCTCAACAAAgatcacagacaggaagtgaggtcaCTGACAGACGGATGAAGTACTCACCTGACTTCCTGTCAGTGTGTAGAGCCACTGCAGTGTCTCACTGTGGTTAATGACACCGTCCATTCCGTCCACAAAGAGCATGATCTGACTGAGAGCtggggacacacagagacacagacagagacacagacagcagGGTCACACCCAGGACAGATCactagtccatcgcagggacacatatagaaacaaacaaccattcccaGTTTACCTGATCCTCGTACTGTACGTTTGGATTGTGCAAGGAAacttatatttaattatatattattattgtgacgTCATGTGATCACGTCACGTGACTCACCTCTCAGTATGTAGTTCTGATAGTTGTGATCGGCCTCAGCTCCGACTTTAATGAGACACGTCAAACCTTCAGACGCGACGAACTCTGGAACCAGGTCTTTATCGTCCTGACgacacaggacagacacacGTCAGGACAGAGACACGTCAGAAACAGGCTTAGGCGACGTGGTTAAGTTTTAGTatagtgtgtgtgcgcgagtgtgtgtgtgtgtgtgtgtgtgtcacctggaaCAGCTGTTTCAGTGAGAACAGCGAGCGTCTCAACTCTGGACCGTGACAGTTGTACAGTTTCTCTGAAACACAGCAGGTAACAGGAAGTAATGAAGCTGCTAACGCTAGATAATTGTAAACAAGaatgataattgattcattaataaataattaaaattaacgctaaaataataaaaacacaaaaatcagatataatgagacatcattttgaagctttttatcatttaatattaaCAGAGAAGTAACtttattgttatcatttaacaagagaggacagagtcatgtcctctgtctcctctgtccatatgacctctgacctcataaCTCATCACAGACTGAGTATCAGCTGATTTTCACTCTGGTGTCGATTTGACACAAGGACGAGACGGAGACACATGTATTGATAATGTATCACTATAGTGTCAAGTATTGATAATGTTCACGTGGAGATCATCTGTGAATTCATCTCCAtgacaacatgtaaacaaaaacagtgaaaacaagaaTCAACGCATCCaaacactctctctgtgtgtgtgtgtgtgtgtgtgtgtgatgtcctACAGAGACAGACAGCGTGAGACACTGTGACACAGCATGAGAAAGCGAGAGACACTGTGAGACAACGTGAGACACTGTGAGACAGCACACACTATGTACACACACTACTCTACAAtactgtaatatatctattttccacattgttctgtatattttaataaaatttaataaatgaagttaaatatttaaaatggaaaaataataactatatatCTGCATATGTTCATTTTTCAACACTgcaggtggcgctaatgaggctgcagcactcggcgcacctgtcaatcaaacagtagaacaaggaagtagGCGCTGTTCTAACTAAAGACACAACCCGTGTCCTGTTCCAGGGACTGGACCCTCCGGAGGTCCAGTCCACCACTTTAGTAGACGTTAGTTTAGTACTGGTAgttagtttagtagtagtttgtTAAGTAGCAGTAGTTAGTTTAGAAGTTTgttaagtagtagtagtatgtttagtagtagtttgtTTAGTAGAAGTAGTTTGTTTAGAAGTTTgttaagtagtagtagtatgttTAGAAGTTTgttaagtagtagtagtatgtttagtagtagtttgtTTAGTAGAAGTAGTTTGTTTAGCAGTAGTTAGTTTAGTAATAGTTTGTTTAGTAGATGCTTGTTTATTAGTAGTAgttagtttagtagtagtttctTTAGTAGTTtgtttagtagtagtttgtTTAGTAGTAGTTTCTTTAGTAGTTTGTTTAGTATTTTCCCTCGGCCATATTGCTTGTATTAGAAGAGATTTGCCGCTGGCGCGCAAAGAATTATGGGATATGATCCTTCCCAAACAAGCTAACGTCCACGTAGAGCGTTTGAATGGGGACAGACGACGAATCCACACTCCGGAGGGTCCGGTCCCTGGATTGGGACACGGCTATCGTACTTGTGTACTCTGTACTTGGCACActcactgacctctgacaccAAACCCTTGTCTcaaacagagacagtgagacagaggaagcagagcaggaaggagaagagagggaggacagagggaggacagaGCAGGGACAGAGGGGAAAGAGGGACGAGAAGCAGTGAAGCTGATGAGATGAACTCCTTCTGTCCTGACAGACGTCTCAGCAGCTCCCTCTGGTGTTTCCTGTGTGACGTGTCTGTGGTCTAATATTGGACTCAGTGTCTCCTGACTGAGACTTTCCTCTGAgtcatcactgctgctgagaggacagagacatgaGGACATAATTACCAAGGATGGAGTGAACACGGACGGAGAGctgagtcctcagaatcaggatgGGTTTCTTTCCTTTACTGTGgacaaaaagacacagagacactgaggacacacatagagacactcaggacacacacgcagacacatgtgtctgcgtgtatgtgtgtgtgagatgggtGGCGTGTGTTCTTACCTGATGTCCTGGTAAAATGTCTCCAGCTCGTCTCTCTGCTCAGACAGAGACGAGTCCAAGTCTAGATAATTTCCATGAGGAGACACTTGAAGAGTGCACTCGTCcaactgagacacagagggacagacaagaagacaggcatagagagaaaagaagacagagggacagacaagAAGACAGAAAGAGGCACAGtagataattaataataaattactGTTATTTACTTTATTGACATCAGCACCTGGAGCCATGTGGATGTTTCCCTGTTATTGTCCTCCACCTTTCCCTCTGTTATTGTCCATTTGTCCCTCTGATATTGAACGTTGAGGACTCCTGTCCCatgtcacagagacagacagagcacGTTATTATTAAAGCgtttcatctttattttcagTGATGTCACTTTGAGTTTATGAAGACTTTGTTGCTAAGCaaccaaacacacagtgacatttgaccacatcactgtgtgtttgtgtcatcgTCTAATGTGAGTGagcttcatcatcaccacctgCTCTCtaccatcatcttcatcttcatctgctctctaccaccatcatcatcacctgctctctaccatcatcatcatcatcacctgctCTGTACCATCAatatcatcatcttcatcactccCTTtaccaacatcatcatcatcacctgctctctaccatcatcatcttcatcacctgctctgtaccatcatcatcatcatcatcctgctctctaccatcatcatcttcatctgctctaccaccatcatcatcacttgctctctaccatcatcatcatcacctgctCCACCATCAatatcatcatcttcatcaccgctctatcaacatcatcatcttcatcatcatcacttgcTCTCtaccatcatcttcatcatcacctgcTCTCtaccaacatcatcatcatctctaccaacatcatcatcatcatgctctcaccatcatcatcatcatcacctgcttctaccatcatcatcatcacctgctctctaccaacatcatcatcatcacctgctctctaccatcatcatcttcatcatcaacGCTctatcaacatcatcatctcatcatcatcactcgtTTCtaccatcatcttcatcatcacctgctcaccaacatcatcatcatcaccaacatcatcatcatcacctgctctctaccatcatcatctcttcatcatcaccgctctgccatcatcatcatccatcatcatcatcacctgctctcaccaacatcatcatcatcacctgctctctaccaacatcatcatcatcacctgctctctaccaccatcatcatcatcaccacctgcCCTCTGCCTGCGTGTGATTGGCTCACAGCAGAACAACAATAGAAATGAGGTCATGTGATTCACCTGCACAGCAACAttcttctgcagcagcagaagccaCGCCCCCTCTCTGGCCACACCTGTCCTTTCACCACCACATGACATCACAAGTTAAGgcttcatcattattattattattattattattattaataataataataataataataataataacagaactAAAACAGTAAGCTAGGCTAACATCAGCTGTTACTGTCTTTCTCTGACCATGTCtctgtccatgtccatgtctgtgtctctgtccatgTGTCCGCCTGGTCCTACAGGTCCAGccccagtgcatgctgggaataATTAGTGGGTTGGTGgagtaatgtaaatgtaagtttatgtgaaa is a genomic window of Solea senegalensis isolate Sse05_10M linkage group LG7, IFAPA_SoseM_1, whole genome shotgun sequence containing:
- the LOC122772801 gene encoding FH1/FH2 domain-containing protein 1-like isoform X2 — encoded protein: MAPVLCRIQYLEDSDPFICTNFPEPRRPPTVNLDENLPLSEHISGIHALLEAPLKLDECTLQVSPHGNYLDLDSSLSEQRDELETFYQDISKGKKPILILRTQLSVRVHSILEKLYNCHGPELRRSLFSLKQLFQDDKDLVPEFVASEGLTCLIKVGAEADHNYQNYILRALSQIMLFVDGMDGVINHSETLQWLYTLTGSQSRLVVKTSLKLLIVFVEYSESNSPLLIHAVNTVDTRRGMKPWSFVVDVLDEKHVSDSELQVFAMTLINKTLSVLPDQDSFYDVTDSLEQLGMETIIHRHMNETTESDLRAQFTVYETALKYEDGDVDDSSSLLRKERRKIAANDQESRKSRRSSSQNLPDLLSTSTVSSPSNSTNSIVSPSSDRDTLSPTLSSASSSSSPTATLGSRASSPLTPDPGSPASSPSGSLRASPLPPHTPTNGTMTIEMDTRTASSPSRSFLTHHMSSLGLGRKSRFFSKTSSICEESSTTSSLPSDLSLQVKSSQMNPDQSKVETKTSFNFAEADSLYCPGSVNQDKPVLKKFEDTFLRSLAATQWEKKRRSKHFSQSRLSSSDDIISPQPTAEEGGANSTVEAAQSTAALQCSTLSNDKKFLMDMLYSTTATPLSPTATPPSSIATITDTSEAEGSLQTGGDGELHGWGRVSERLSSFRAHSLEPSASEGSASRRAELEGLEGSAQAALARLAENQQRYLRQQSSIDLESPARRLETTQMTPLCPGGGADAWEQLQPSAAALRIKDLDFSDLLDEEDIDVLDMDTLDSTSAASCFSGIPPPPPLPPPPPGLGPPPPPPPPPGLVTPPPPPPPPPPPLPPGAPPPSFLAAAEFPQKKKKTVKLFWKELKQPDRPKKCRFGRGTVWASLDKVAVDTVRLEHLFESKAKELPVTKHHHKRCLHGDAPTYLLTPHTSARTRSGQTAPSARTQDTAQDHGEQSF